DNA from Candidatus Cloacimonas acidaminovorans str. Evry:
CAGTGCGCTCGGTGTAAAAAAAAGAAGGAAAAGGTGAAAAAAGTTCTTCTCCTATCCATAAACAGCAGCTGGAGTCAATCCAATCCTGCAATATACTACTTACGGGAAATGATTGGGGATTTGCCCTATGATGTTATTCTCAAGGAATGGACATTAAAAGACCGGCTTTTGGATGTGCTGTTTGAAATCTATCGCCAAAAGGCAGAGGTAATTTGTTTTTCTGCTTACATTTGGAACCGTCTTTATTTGCAGGAATTGATTCCAGAAGTTATCAAGTTATTGCCTGAAGCAGTTATTGTAATTGGCGGTCCTGAAGCGGAAAGTTTATCCTTCCTGAAAAGAAAAGGGCTTTATATTGTCCAAGGTGCTGGTGAAGGAAAATTTCGCTTTCTGGCAGAACACGATTTTTCTGCTAATGATGAAGACCTTTCTCGGGCTAAACATATTCCCTTGAAAGATATTCCTTTCCCTTACAGAGAAAGCGATGGGGATACTTTAAAAGGCAAATTGCTATATTATGAAACATTTAGGGGCTGCCCTTTTGCCTGCATTTATTGTCTTTCGGCAAATGATAAACGCTCCGAACTTCGCTATCAGCCAAATAACCAAAAAGATATGCAATGCCTGAATAAGGAATTGGAGACCCTGATTTCTTTTCAGCCAAGAACTATAAAATTCGTAGACCGCAGTTTTAATCTCCATAAACAGCTGGCACACTATATTTGGAAGTTCTTTATGGAACAAAATTGCCCGTGCGATGTCCATTTTGAAATCTACCCCGATTTGTTGGAAGAAGACGATATTGCTTTACTGGAAAAAGCACCGGAAAATAGAATCCGTTGGGAAATTGGTATTCAGACAATAAACTCGGAAGTAGCTTTGAATTGTGGCAGAAAGTCCAATTGGGAAAAGACAAAATGGGTTTTACAGGAACTGAAAAAACGCACTAAAGTACACATCCACACTGACTTGCTTGCCGGTTTGCCCGGGGAAAATTATGCTTCCGTATTAAATGGCTTAAATGAGGTCTGCGCTATTCTTCCGGATGCTGTTCAACTTGGCATTTTAAAAATTTTACCCGATACCCCGATGCAGAAAATTGCCTCGGAATTAAATTATAAATGGCTCAGCCAACCACCCTATCAATGTCTTTCTTCCGATGCCCTTTCTTTTGAGGAAATACAGCAATTGGAAAATTTTGCCAAGCTCTTAAACCTGTATTGGAATAAAGAAGAATACAAAAGTATGTGGCAGGAAATGCTACAAAAACACTCTGCTACAGATATTCTAACAGCTCTTCAACAAAAACACCAAGAACTTGGCTATGAATTGCATTCTCTATCCAAAGCTAAAAGAAATGCTGTTATGGCTGATATCTATGTAGCCGGAAGACACCGTTCCTCCGCAAAAAAGTAGAAAGGTAGAAAGGTGAAAAAGTGGAAAAGTGGAAAAGTGGAAAGGTGAAACAAGGAGATAATTTTTTTATATACTTGAAAGTTAGGGGGTCATCAACGCTTAACTAACTTTTACACTACCCTATATTTAGTTTAGTGGTGAGGACTCATAACGACCATAATTCCTTCTCTAAATTTGTATTAAAGCCGTTATGAGTCCTTTGCACCTTGAAAGATATAACCCAAGAAAAAATATTAAGGTGCAAACGACTCCTGATTTACATATTTGCTGACGAGGAAATCAACCTTCCGGAAAAGCTGGTTGCCCTTTTACATTGCTCAAAAAGTGCAGTGATATACTTTTCTGCTTGAGCAGGAATAAACTTGATAGTTTTGCTTAATTCGGCAATTTTAACAGCTGATGGCTCAAACTTGGCAGGAACATAATTCTGTAAACTAACCAGCAACTTTTCCGCTTCTTGGTTCCAAAAAGGCACTTCCGCACTATTGGGATTAATCCAATTCAAAGTATAAAACAAACGCATCAATTCATTTATAATAATGGACTTGGCAGGATTGGCACTTTTTGTTATCTGCCCCAAATCACTTAAAGCGGTTCCTGTCATTTCCAGAAAACTCGGAGCCGGAATTAACAAATCCACGGGTGCTTTTTCATCTTCAAAAGTCATTATGGCAACACTAAATTTTGCTTGATTGGCTAAAGCGGGATAGACACCCCAACTTAAAACAAAATCCGAAACGGAAAGAGAGAAATCCGGCTGCATAGCTAAACAACCAAGATGATTACGAAAATCGGTAGAAACCAGAAGATTATCGGTTCCCTGTTCAGAAGCAAAACACCATAAGGCAAAAGCTTCCTGTTCCGAAATGCGATTTTGATTATAGATAAAGAGTGTCTTATCCGTTGCCTGAACTTCTGCCAGATTGTTATAAACAGCATCGGCAAAACGACAAAACGCATTTTCCGGATAGTTTACTAAAGTTAATTTCTTTCCCTTTCTTTGCTGTAAGCGGATTAAAGTTGCCAGCACCTGATTTAGTTCTCCGTAAACAACATATTGCTCAAATTTATCCAGAATTTTATAGGGTTCTTTTTGCGGACTTAAGTTAAGAAAAACATCGCTGAAGGCGGAAAAAACAGGATTGGCAGAAAGTTCTGTCTCATATTTATGAGCAGCTCTTTGCAGTATCAGCATTTCTTCCAGAGAAATATAAGGACTAATTTCAAAGCGTTTTGAACTGCATAAAGAAATTTCTTTGGCTATTAAATCAGTTGCTTCCTGCCAGCTAATTTCCTTAAAAATGCCGTTTTCCTTAAACAGCGGAACTTTCAATCTATCTTTGTCATAAAAGCTCTGCCAGCCAAATCTTCCCTTAAAACAGAGATTTTTACCGTTAAAAGCAGGTTCCTCTTGGGGAGTTGTAACCCGGGTAACAATTCCTGCTTGTGTTTCGGTTTGAATAAAACAGCCCACTCCACATAAACCACAATTTTGCAGAGAGATATCTTTGGGATAAGGATTGAATTTATAGTGAACAGTCCTTTGCATTAAAGCACCTACGGGACAAACATCAATGCATTTGCCACAGGATAAACAGCTTGTCTTGGTTAACGAATCCCCAAATTCGGGAGCTACAAGAGTGGCAAAACCTCTATAAATATAGCCCAAAACTGCAGGACCCTGAATTTCGGCGCAGGTTCTGATACAGCGCCCGCAATATATACACTTATTGGGATCCCGCATAATAAAAGGATGACTGTAATCAATAGGATGTTTATTTTTATCCCCTAAAAATTGAGCGGGATTTACAAAATAATCTGTGCAATATTTACGCAGGGAGCAGGTCTCATTAACAAAACAACCACATTCCAAACAACGTTTTGCTTCTGCCTTTGCCGTCTCTTCAGAAAAACCGAGCTCCACTTCTTTAAA
Protein-coding regions in this window:
- a CDS encoding FAD-dependent oxidoreductase, producing the protein MIDVILNGKTVKAEPGITILELARQNNIEIPTLCNDEELGSYGSCWVCLVEVKSRKGFVTSCGTTVSEGMEIITDSESIHKARKMALELLISNHYADCVAPCTVACPDFVDIQTYVSLIANGKYHEAVKVIKEKLPMPLTLGRICPAFCEKECRRQIVDESIAIRQLKRYAADMDNEDVWNYVPERLPSKNKRVAIIGAGPSGLTCGYYLSNWGYEVIIYEAAPKAGGWLRYGIPEFRLPKDVLDAEIELMCTNGMQIEYNKQLGKDIFLQDLAQDFAAVYLAIGAQKAVQMPVKGSDLEGCFLGVDFLKAHALGNSPDLGLKVAIVGGGNTAVDCARTAVRKGCEVSVIYRRTKAEMPAEPSEIAACEKEGVKFFYLANPVEYIGKGEHLTSVKIEKMRLGEPDKSGRRRPEPTGEYFELPFDSIIAAISQVPEVDIFARQENYIEDKILPISRWQTAIVDESTMFTGLGNVFAGGDFRRGAATAIEAIADGRIAATAINRFLETGEITPELMPFDSKKANTLQEVSPEEYSIYEKIERQEMPELPVIEAKNSFKEVELGFSEETAKAEAKRCLECGCFVNETCSLRKYCTDYFVNPAQFLGDKNKHPIDYSHPFIMRDPNKCIYCGRCIRTCAEIQGPAVLGYIYRGFATLVAPEFGDSLTKTSCLSCGKCIDVCPVGALMQRTVHYKFNPYPKDISLQNCGLCGVGCFIQTETQAGIVTRVTTPQEEPAFNGKNLCFKGRFGWQSFYDKDRLKVPLFKENGIFKEISWQEATDLIAKEISLCSSKRFEISPYISLEEMLILQRAAHKYETELSANPVFSAFSDVFLNLSPQKEPYKILDKFEQYVVYGELNQVLATLIRLQQRKGKKLTLVNYPENAFCRFADAVYNNLAEVQATDKTLFIYNQNRISEQEAFALWCFASEQGTDNLLVSTDFRNHLGCLAMQPDFSLSVSDFVLSWGVYPALANQAKFSVAIMTFEDEKAPVDLLIPAPSFLEMTGTALSDLGQITKSANPAKSIIINELMRLFYTLNWINPNSAEVPFWNQEAEKLLVSLQNYVPAKFEPSAVKIAELSKTIKFIPAQAEKYITALFEQCKRATSFSGRLISSSANM
- a CDS encoding B12-binding domain-containing radical SAM protein, which encodes MKKVLLLSINSSWSQSNPAIYYLREMIGDLPYDVILKEWTLKDRLLDVLFEIYRQKAEVICFSAYIWNRLYLQELIPEVIKLLPEAVIVIGGPEAESLSFLKRKGLYIVQGAGEGKFRFLAEHDFSANDEDLSRAKHIPLKDIPFPYRESDGDTLKGKLLYYETFRGCPFACIYCLSANDKRSELRYQPNNQKDMQCLNKELETLISFQPRTIKFVDRSFNLHKQLAHYIWKFFMEQNCPCDVHFEIYPDLLEEDDIALLEKAPENRIRWEIGIQTINSEVALNCGRKSNWEKTKWVLQELKKRTKVHIHTDLLAGLPGENYASVLNGLNEVCAILPDAVQLGILKILPDTPMQKIASELNYKWLSQPPYQCLSSDALSFEEIQQLENFAKLLNLYWNKEEYKSMWQEMLQKHSATDILTALQQKHQELGYELHSLSKAKRNAVMADIYVAGRHRSSAKK